Genomic window (Daucus carota subsp. sativus chromosome 5, DH1 v3.0, whole genome shotgun sequence):
TGTCAGGAAAATGTGGTGGAAAGCTTTGAGGAACTGAAGACATTATTTGAGGATATGTTTCAAGATGACTTGGCCAGTATCAATTCATCTTCCCAAAGTGGGGCAACAGCTTCATGTTCTTCCTCTTTGTTTGATACTTTTGGGAAGAACCCTAGCCTCCCCAACAAAAGAAACTTTGAGCAAAATTCAGTTAAGCCGGAGCCTGAAAATTCCTTTAACTTTGACACTCATTTTCAAGGTTTCAGCTTCGGGGTCAGTGCTATCTCCACCCTCATTCCCGAAACTTTTTCCCTAGCTCCACACATATGTCGTATTATTGTTTTCCCTTCTCTCACACTTTCATTATAAAGACAGGTGGAACAAGAGGGAAGTCTTCGGGAAGGAGGATGTGCTCCAGGAGAGTTCAGAAGTAGGAGGAGCGGCAGGAAGCAAAAGGTCTCGTCCAGCCATGACGTATCCTCTGGCAACAATGCCGGCATATCTGCTTGATGGTGTCCAGTTTCTCTTTGGTTAATGTTTAGGCGAAGATGATTCAAATACTTTACATGCTCAATTTTGTGCTAAACTTGTCGACTACAATGTTGAAGCCTCTGATCATTCTGTACTTCTAAATTTTCAGCTCCAATTAATGGTTCAGTTAAATTTTCAAGAATTGGTATTTGAAGTTAAACTTCAGCAGCAGATAAAAACCCGATTTAATCATGCAGTAGTAATCTAAAGTCGACTAGTAACGTAGTTAATCATAAGACATTtgaccagtgttgtaaaaagtgggaatcggacttaatcggtgaagttacgGAACAAAGATTAATCTCGAAAAAGTGATTCGACTGATGGGATttggtgattaattgaattgatcggagattaatcggattaatcagtgattaatcggagatttaatcagttcgacgagttacggaacaaggattaataggtgactaatcgtgattaatcactgaCTTTTAGAAcaaatcgtgattaatcactgaTTTTTAGAACAGATCATTGGACAAGCAATGGATAATGGGCCGGCTGGTTTTGTCTTGACCTGTGCAACTATCCAAGTTGATTGAGGGAGGCTTTATGGCTACAGTTATGCAACTTGATTGCCAAAAGTTGATAACCATCTGGGTGTTGGCTGAATTATTCCGGGGACCCACCAATCACAAGTTGATAACTGAGCTGTCGGAAAATATCAAGAACACCCAAGAAGACAATGGAACTACTACGATTAAGGATAAGTGATCTACCTAAGAACTTTACATCATTAAGGATGAGGGATGGGTAAACAACAGCTAAGCGGGGCCTTCTCTTTTTGTTAGGGCCCGGACCTtggatcttcttcttctttggcAAATTTAATAATTCCAGCTCTACCGCCAGATTTGGTGGAAGTAAAAAGTTTTGTTTGACAGCTCGTTAAGACAAAAACTGGTATAatgtattttctttttgttttgcgAACTTGCAAATCATGAACGGGGTCCCTGTTCACAAAACTAGCAGGTGTGGAGGAAATGTTGTGTAGACTTGCATATTCAACAACGTATTTGGCGAAGAAATTTgtgttttttgttaaataacatGTACACTTTGTCGTGTCGGGTCATGTTCAAGACGGTGAGAGAACCCATAAAATTTTCTCTTATATCTGGTATTAGTCAGGGTTCTGCACCAGAACTTCACAtgtaaaaaatgtcaatatctatgtattatattttaaaattatttttgaacacacacaacgatgaaaaaacatggaaataaaaaacatgtatttgtatatagatcctaaaaatctatttaaatttaggattctgcagcagaaccttagtgatTCTATGGTTCCAATTTAAGGACTAGTTCTCTTTGTAGCGCGATCCTTGTCAGATGATATGACAAAGTGTATATTGAAATATgcaaaatacatttttttttttaaatttgaactaGGAGATTTATATTCACGCACACGTCCTgttattatcatcatcatcattaacgGTGTGagtgatatatttaaaaattaaaaaagaatgCATTTTCCCGTATGAGTATTTCGTCTTAGCTTCTGATCTTATAGTATTTCTCTCGTGATCTTACTTATTCTTGTGCAGTTAAATTAAGGTAATTTCTGCACGCTGATAACGCCGatctccgatcccggtccttcctccgccgtgactggtggctccgtggtgtagctgctggatgggagcctacaaaacaacgccggcgggggggtttggccccaaagcgcctccggcgtgagagtaagcgtaggTTTTGGAAGGGTAAAGATACGAGAAAGTgttatctatgtgtggtgggtgaaggtgtatgtgtggtggttgctggtggctgagagtgtttgagtatatgctgagtgtaagtgtgtgtATGAATGAGTGTGTAGAGAGAGTTCAGTTAACCCCTAAactcttgatccttggtctatttataggccaaggattagggtttaagggtgagtacctggatcctggtcctacacgtgtaggggtttgatccccaacacgtgtccaggtgtcagcgtaggagtagtattttggaatgttccctggcttgtctctatcgccagtagttgaccgttgcatttgtctttattgTGTCAGTCCGTGCCTcgtgcagcaagtgtcggctggtacaaGTTTGGACCCCGGTCGAGGGACATGTTTAGGAGGTACCCGGGTCCAATTCCTGTCCCGGGTGACGTAGGCCTGAGATGCCATACTCCCAGAGGATCATGGCTTTCAAGAGGGTCCGGGTGACGTAGACCCGGGTTAtaccatatcatttgccccccactcccttatataGATTCTCTATGTGAGGGAGTAGAGTGGAGTTCTCGCTTTTGCTGTCTTTGGCCGGATGGACCCGGGCAAAGTTAGGTCACCGTGTTTGCCCTGTGCCTGGATGGCCCCGGGTGTAGGTGGGAGTCGGAGTTTGTCCCCCTACCCGAGCAGACTTGGGTAAGGGTAGAATTTTGTGGTTGCCCCCCTGCCCGGGTAGACCCGGGTAAGGGTAGAATTTTGTGGTTGCCCCCCTGCCCGGGTAGACCCGGGTAAGGGTAGAAGTATCGCTGAAGTTTTCCCCGTTTAGGTCCGGTCAGGGGACTGCCCTCTCCCTTGGATCCGGGTAGTGGTCGCAGCCTTTCGTCCGGGGTTGCTTGCCGGGTGGATCCGGGTGACTAAGATGGGGTCCGGGTCCGCCGGAGATAGATCGACAATTTTCTCAAGGGAATTCCGGGGGGTTTTTGCGCACAGCtgtttcttttattttgaaacTTGAACAGGCGCGCCTTTTGAGGAGGGGTAATAATGAAACGGCTGTAATTATTGCCGTGCGACCAATGGAAAACAGCCACGTGGCCTAGCCGTGAGGCTATAAATATAACCCCCATTActtcttcatttttttactttcAGTTTCTATTTGTTTTCTCTGTTGCTTCTTCGAAAACTACTTCGCCGTTTCTATTTGCCGGTCGCTGGGGTTCGTCAAGTTTCGAGCTTCGCCGTTTGCTTTGCTTTCCCGTTTCCGCTGCTAATTCCGGTAAgtctattttcttttttctttgccCTTTTCCTTCCATTATGCCGCTGTTGTTTGTACGAATCTTTTTTAACATGCTTGCTTTTGATTGCCTTCTCCATAGTTGTTTTGCTGTTGCTTGTTTGTGTTTTGTGTTTGTATGTGTTTGTTGGGGTTTTGTGAGTTTGATTCGAAATGGGTAGGCGTTTGTGTTTAGTCTGGGGTTTTGTATTTCGGAAATCTGGGTTTTGGTTTTGAATGTTCTTGGATTTCTTGAGTGTaactgtatgtatatgtgtatagtgAGTGTATAACGGCTGGGGGTTTGAGTTTTGATTCTTGATTTCGTTTTGAAATTTCTGTGAAAATGTTTGTGGCGTTTGGGATTCTTCGGTGATTTGAACTGGACCCGGGTTATATAGTTGTACCCGGGTTGGGTAGATTTAGGACATGGCTGTTTTAGATGTTTGTGAGTCGCGAGCGTATTTGCCCGGGTATGTACTTTAGGTCCGGGTAGGGGTTTTGGGCTGCTTTGTTTTCGTACTTAGGAGAATTTGTTGTCCTGTAACTTGTATGTATAGACCCCGGTTCCTTCTTAGTACATAGTACTCTTCTCCCCATGGAAACCTGGGGAAAGGAGGGGACCCGGGTAGGATCGGGTGAGCTGCTTTAGTTTTTTGTTAGCTTGGATCCAGGTAGTGTTGTTTGTGCCTGATCGTTTCTCTTTTCTTGATGCTCTTCCACATAGAATTAGGATGGGATCCGGACCCAAATAAAATCTGTAACCATGTGTGAATTCTAAAACTGATCCGGGTTGCTTTTTCATTTAGGTTTATGGTCCGGATCCCTAGGCCGCCAAGGAGAGAAATCGTTGCTTACTCAGCTGTACCCGGGGAATTCTCTAGTGACACCGAGTGCGACGAGGTTCAAACCCTTGCTTTCCGCGCCCGGGTAAAGATGGCTGAAAGAGAAGTTTCTTCCTCGGGAGTGGTGTCCGAGTTCCAAAAAGTGACAAAGACGATCGGGAAGCAGGTTATTATGTCCCCGGAAGGTATCTGGT
Coding sequences:
- the LOC108223969 gene encoding uncharacterized protein LOC108223969 isoform X1 is translated as MAANENKSPDFYAVLGLTKDCSDLQLKSAYKKLALRWHPDRCAAPGNSKYVEEAKKKFQSIQEAYSVLSDKNKRFMYDFGVYDSNDDDDNGMGDFLNEMATMMSQNQSNENVVESFEELKTLFEDMFQDDLASINSSSQSGATASCSSSLFDTFGKNPSLPNKRNFEQNSVKPEPENSFNFDTHFQGFSFGVEQEGSLREGGCAPGEFRSRRSGRKQKVSSSHDVSSGNNAGISA